A window of Sporichthya brevicatena contains these coding sequences:
- a CDS encoding ABC transporter substrate-binding protein produces the protein MSERPPLPGTPPQRLYHGRPIEPYRLGVIVDLPEHPGLSDAFPDMAQFALDEAHARGIVERPVELVVREVYGQPWTNSHALRRVYRELAEQDVLGVIGPFTTDNSLSVLDLTEELRLPTISICGTLHWRGPFAFAVANGGLADEPYVMAPWLAQHGHRRVAVLRERTQIGEEYAEHFRRAIAQYGIAVVAEPPVYPSIHVEELATVLEECRAADPDALVYLGLGGVNQTVRPALEKIGWDPPRIQTTAYVSAGYSEERARRIEGWVGVDQYSEDNTVYAAVLDRFEARYGYRPANSGGTCGYDIGHCFAVGLGRMRTASPWGLRDGLETIRRLPACTGGPGTSITFGPEDHRGLKGPDFLILRRSVDGRSVLEGTAPVSGWDQPS, from the coding sequence GTGAGCGAACGTCCGCCCCTGCCCGGCACGCCCCCGCAGCGGCTCTACCACGGTCGGCCGATCGAGCCCTACCGGCTCGGCGTGATCGTCGACCTGCCCGAGCACCCGGGTCTGTCCGACGCGTTCCCGGACATGGCCCAGTTCGCCCTCGACGAGGCGCACGCGCGCGGCATCGTCGAACGACCGGTCGAGCTCGTCGTGCGCGAGGTGTACGGCCAGCCGTGGACGAATTCCCACGCCCTGCGCCGCGTCTACCGCGAGCTCGCCGAGCAGGACGTCCTCGGCGTCATCGGCCCGTTCACGACCGACAACTCGCTCTCGGTCCTCGACCTCACCGAGGAACTGCGGCTGCCGACGATCTCGATCTGCGGGACGCTGCACTGGCGCGGGCCGTTCGCGTTCGCGGTCGCCAACGGCGGCCTGGCCGACGAGCCGTACGTGATGGCGCCGTGGCTCGCGCAGCACGGCCACCGCCGCGTCGCGGTCCTGCGCGAGCGGACGCAGATCGGCGAGGAGTACGCCGAGCACTTCCGCCGCGCGATCGCGCAGTACGGCATCGCCGTCGTCGCCGAGCCGCCGGTGTACCCGTCGATCCACGTCGAGGAACTGGCGACGGTGCTGGAGGAGTGCCGCGCCGCCGACCCCGACGCGCTCGTGTACCTCGGCCTCGGCGGCGTCAACCAGACCGTCCGCCCGGCGCTGGAGAAGATCGGCTGGGACCCGCCGCGGATCCAGACCACCGCGTACGTGTCCGCCGGGTACAGCGAGGAGCGGGCCCGGCGCATCGAGGGCTGGGTCGGCGTCGATCAGTACTCCGAGGACAACACCGTCTACGCCGCGGTGCTCGACCGGTTCGAGGCGCGGTACGGCTACCGGCCGGCGAACAGCGGCGGCACGTGCGGCTACGACATCGGGCACTGCTTCGCCGTCGGTCTCGGCCGGATGCGGACCGCGAGTCCGTGGGGCCTGCGCGACGGTCTCGAGACGATCCGTCGCCTGCCGGCGTGCACCGGTGGCCCGGGGACGTCGATCACCTTCGGGCCCGAGGACCACCGCGGGCTCAAGGGTCCCGATTTCCTGATCCTCCGTCGGTCCGTTGACGGACGCAGCGTTCTGGAGGGCACGGCGCCGGTCTCGGGGTGGGACCAGCCGTCATGA
- a CDS encoding HAD family phosphatase codes for MTPSAPVALMCDYAGVLTTSMYGAAQQVCAELGVDYPHFRAALRALRDVDDPVERIERGELVREEFLKHFHVQLTAALGGVDGERFLDRMGELIQPEPRMNAAVAQLRAAGVPVALVSNSWGNEYPPEVLARFDVVVVSGEVGMRKPDPEIFELAAKQLGVEPAQCVFVDDFEVNTAGAAALGIRTILHEDVDATLRQLSAWFGVPLDV; via the coding sequence ATGACCCCGTCGGCGCCGGTCGCGCTGATGTGCGACTACGCCGGTGTCCTGACGACGTCGATGTATGGCGCCGCCCAGCAGGTCTGCGCCGAGCTCGGCGTCGACTACCCGCACTTCCGGGCGGCGCTGCGCGCGCTGCGCGACGTCGACGACCCGGTCGAACGGATCGAGCGCGGCGAACTCGTCCGCGAGGAGTTCCTGAAGCACTTCCACGTCCAGCTGACCGCGGCGCTCGGCGGTGTCGACGGTGAGCGCTTCCTCGACCGGATGGGCGAGCTGATCCAGCCCGAGCCGCGCATGAACGCGGCCGTCGCGCAGCTCCGCGCCGCGGGGGTTCCCGTCGCGCTGGTCAGCAACAGCTGGGGCAACGAGTACCCGCCCGAGGTGCTCGCCCGCTTCGACGTCGTGGTCGTCTCCGGCGAGGTCGGGATGCGCAAGCCCGACCCGGAGATCTTCGAGCTCGCCGCCAAGCAGCTCGGCGTCGAGCCCGCGCAGTGCGTCTTCGTCGACGACTTCGAGGTGAACACCGCCGGCGCCGCGGCGCTCGGGATCCGCACGATCCTCCACGAGGACGTGGATGCGACGCTCCGTCAGCTCTCCGCCTGGTTCGGCGTCCCGCTCGACGTCTGA
- a CDS encoding amidohydrolase family protein, giving the protein MPLQDWMKLVSVDDHAIETADVWTSRVPAKYGDAIPHVEEVEVDAARLQLGATAHGRVQTWVYAGKQYPQIGLNAVAGKDPRTWDVEPARYDDMRPGCYDPVARLADMDADGVWAQLCFPSFARFAGTRFLEGNDRDLALDCIRAWNDWMLQEWCGAAPDRYVPVCVLPLWDVQACVTELRRAIELGARCISFPENCSPLGLPSFHTDHWDPLFALAQEAGTPLMMHFGTSGRTPFVSPDAPTPVTIAQMGLNSMSAMADLLLSRTFHQFPSLKVAFAEGGTGWIPYMLERIDQVWERHRWYSGVDVETRPSTLFARNVWGCFISDQAGIDFRHRIGVDRITYESDYPHSDSLWPHSRKHLAEALIDVPDDEAHRIVELNACELLGWRPWAESA; this is encoded by the coding sequence ATGCCGCTGCAGGACTGGATGAAGCTCGTGTCGGTCGACGACCACGCGATCGAGACCGCCGACGTCTGGACCTCGCGGGTCCCGGCGAAGTACGGCGACGCGATCCCGCACGTCGAGGAGGTCGAGGTCGACGCGGCCCGGCTGCAGCTCGGCGCCACGGCGCACGGCCGGGTGCAGACGTGGGTGTACGCCGGCAAGCAGTACCCGCAGATCGGCCTCAACGCCGTCGCCGGCAAGGATCCGCGCACGTGGGACGTCGAGCCCGCCCGCTACGACGACATGCGCCCCGGCTGCTACGACCCGGTCGCCCGGCTCGCGGACATGGACGCCGACGGCGTCTGGGCCCAGCTCTGCTTCCCGAGCTTCGCGCGCTTCGCCGGCACCCGTTTCCTCGAGGGGAACGACCGCGACCTCGCGCTCGACTGCATCCGCGCCTGGAACGACTGGATGCTCCAGGAGTGGTGCGGCGCGGCGCCGGACCGCTACGTGCCGGTCTGCGTCCTGCCGCTGTGGGACGTGCAGGCCTGCGTGACCGAACTCCGCCGTGCGATCGAGCTCGGCGCGCGCTGCATCTCGTTCCCGGAGAACTGCTCGCCGCTCGGCCTCCCGTCGTTCCACACCGACCACTGGGACCCGCTGTTCGCCCTCGCCCAGGAGGCCGGGACGCCGCTGATGATGCACTTCGGCACCTCGGGCCGGACGCCGTTCGTCAGCCCGGACGCACCCACGCCCGTGACGATCGCTCAGATGGGCCTGAACAGCATGTCGGCGATGGCGGATCTCCTGCTGTCGCGAACGTTCCACCAGTTCCCCTCGCTCAAGGTCGCCTTCGCCGAGGGCGGCACGGGCTGGATCCCGTACATGCTCGAGCGCATCGACCAGGTCTGGGAGCGGCACCGCTGGTACTCCGGCGTCGACGTGGAGACGCGTCCCTCGACGCTGTTCGCCCGCAACGTCTGGGGCTGCTTCATCTCCGACCAGGCGGGCATCGACTTCCGCCACCGCATCGGCGTCGACCGCATCACCTACGAGAGCGACTACCCGCACTCGGACAGCCTGTGGCCGCACTCGCGCAAGCACCTGGCCGAGGCGCTGATCGACGTCCCCGACGACGAGGCGCACCGCATCGTCGAGCTCAACGCCTGCGAGCTCCTCGGCTGGCGGCCCTGGGCCGAGTCGGCATGA
- a CDS encoding aldehyde dehydrogenase family protein, producing MAAAAPDLRVFDGLYVDGRWVPTANSEPVLNPATEAAIATAPVGGTAETDLALAAARRAFDTGPWPQLTPRQRGAALERLLGVFTDWADAIADVVIDEVGTSAMTARRAQVDTPLRHLEWFVEHLHGWRPETPLPATTITGRHGRVLGSGVLRREPIGVVSAITPFNAPFFLNVMKLAPALAAGCTLVLKPSPYTPLEALLIAKAAEEAELPPGVLNVVTGGLEVAQQLTTDPRVDAVTFTGSDAVGEQILVQAAPTMKRVLLELGGKSAMIVLPEADLAQAVAGGVAQAATFSGQGCALWTRHLVHRSRFDEYVGMLAGGLDKVTVGDPRDPSTVMGPLIRESQRARVESYVELARSGGGEVVAGGTRPEGLDRGFYYRPTLVTGLDNSSPVAQDEIFGPVLVAIPFDTDDEAVAIANDSKYGLSGAVFGDPARAYDLACRLRTGNVSINGGTGGMSPWAPFGGWRRSGLGRELGEGALDEFTELKTVQWHAG from the coding sequence ATGGCGGCTGCGGCCCCGGACCTGCGCGTTTTCGACGGCCTGTACGTCGACGGACGCTGGGTGCCCACCGCGAACAGCGAACCGGTGCTGAACCCCGCGACGGAGGCCGCGATCGCGACGGCGCCGGTCGGCGGGACGGCCGAGACCGACCTCGCCCTCGCCGCCGCCCGCCGCGCCTTCGACACCGGCCCGTGGCCGCAGCTGACGCCCCGTCAGCGAGGCGCGGCGCTGGAGCGTCTGCTCGGCGTCTTCACCGACTGGGCCGACGCGATCGCCGACGTCGTCATCGACGAGGTCGGCACCTCAGCCATGACCGCGCGGCGCGCACAGGTGGACACTCCCCTGCGCCACCTCGAGTGGTTCGTCGAGCACCTGCACGGCTGGCGGCCGGAGACCCCGCTGCCGGCGACGACCATCACCGGCCGGCACGGCCGCGTCCTCGGGTCGGGCGTCCTGCGACGCGAGCCGATCGGTGTCGTCTCGGCGATCACGCCGTTCAACGCGCCGTTCTTCCTCAACGTCATGAAGCTGGCGCCGGCGCTGGCCGCGGGCTGCACGCTGGTGCTCAAGCCGTCGCCCTACACGCCGCTGGAGGCGTTGCTCATCGCGAAGGCCGCCGAGGAGGCCGAGCTCCCGCCGGGCGTGCTGAACGTCGTCACCGGCGGGCTGGAGGTCGCGCAGCAGCTGACGACCGACCCCCGCGTCGACGCCGTCACGTTCACGGGTTCCGACGCCGTCGGCGAGCAGATCCTCGTCCAGGCCGCGCCGACGATGAAGCGCGTGCTCCTCGAGCTCGGTGGCAAGTCCGCGATGATCGTGCTGCCGGAGGCCGACCTCGCGCAGGCCGTCGCCGGCGGCGTCGCGCAGGCCGCGACGTTCTCCGGCCAGGGCTGCGCACTGTGGACCCGTCACCTCGTCCACCGCAGCCGTTTCGACGAGTACGTCGGCATGCTCGCCGGCGGGCTCGACAAGGTGACGGTCGGCGACCCCCGCGACCCGTCGACCGTGATGGGCCCGCTGATCCGCGAGTCGCAGCGCGCGCGGGTCGAGTCCTACGTCGAGCTCGCCCGCTCCGGCGGTGGTGAGGTCGTCGCCGGCGGCACCCGTCCGGAGGGCCTCGACCGCGGCTTCTACTACCGCCCGACGCTCGTCACCGGGCTCGACAACTCCAGCCCCGTCGCCCAGGACGAGATCTTCGGCCCGGTGCTGGTCGCGATCCCGTTCGACACCGACGACGAGGCCGTCGCCATCGCGAACGACTCGAAGTACGGCCTGTCCGGCGCGGTCTTCGGCGACCCCGCCCGCGCGTACGACCTCGCCTGCCGCCTCCGCACCGGCAACGTCTCCATCAACGGCGGGACCGGCGGCATGAGCCCCTGGGCCCCCTTCGGCGGCTGGCGCCGCAGCGGCCTCGGCCGCGAGCTCGGCGAAGGCGCCCTCGACGAGTTCACCGAGCTCAAGACCGTCCAGTGGCACGCCGGCTGA
- a CDS encoding NAD-dependent epimerase/dehydratase family protein, with protein MRVLVTGASGAFGAPLCEALVAGGVEVLGMARRRPADFPAGAEFVTGDIQDADAVDAAVAKVDRVVHLAWFMGVAKDREAAERINLGGTRNVIAAARRHGTEKLIFSSSVTAYGVTPGHGPYREDDERRPDPELQYAHHKMVVEDELLASGVPLAMVRPNIVIGRSVSSMSVAVLATPVLVGVRGEENPFQFVHQDDVMRFLYAVTTGERTGLVNLADSGTVSLERVGEILGRRVVRFPAGMLGRSMDVMFRLGLSDVDSVALDMLQEFPVADTTALREQWGFRTTWSMEDALRDTRRAIAGVNVLGTRSVRRRDAPVLPPVGGAPGSAANLAPAVVRTVSDVLPPSPFRDDLLARGGGGWAQRRSHDRRLVAVWAQREAALLLGPRPGTDDPQVAVGRVHQLGDLLVDLVALATDEPAALPQLRAVAEALERAVPALAGAVDREPWTASLGELVAAVRTGPTAWQ; from the coding sequence ATGAGGGTCCTCGTCACCGGGGCGAGCGGCGCGTTCGGAGCGCCGCTGTGCGAGGCGCTGGTCGCCGGGGGAGTCGAGGTGCTCGGCATGGCTCGGCGCCGGCCGGCCGACTTCCCGGCGGGCGCCGAGTTCGTCACCGGCGACATCCAGGACGCGGACGCCGTCGACGCCGCGGTGGCCAAGGTCGACCGGGTCGTGCACCTCGCCTGGTTCATGGGCGTGGCCAAGGACCGGGAAGCGGCGGAGCGCATCAACCTCGGCGGCACCCGCAACGTCATCGCGGCGGCGCGACGGCACGGGACCGAGAAGCTGATCTTCTCCTCGTCGGTCACCGCCTACGGCGTGACGCCGGGTCACGGGCCGTACCGCGAGGACGACGAACGCCGGCCGGACCCGGAACTGCAGTACGCCCACCACAAGATGGTCGTCGAGGACGAGCTGCTCGCCAGTGGCGTCCCGTTGGCGATGGTCCGGCCGAACATCGTGATCGGCCGCAGCGTGTCCTCGATGTCGGTCGCGGTCCTCGCGACGCCTGTGCTCGTCGGCGTCCGCGGCGAGGAGAACCCGTTCCAGTTCGTCCACCAGGACGACGTGATGCGCTTCCTCTACGCGGTGACGACGGGGGAGCGCACCGGTCTGGTCAACCTCGCCGACTCCGGGACCGTGAGCCTCGAGCGCGTCGGCGAGATCCTCGGGCGGCGCGTGGTGCGGTTCCCCGCCGGGATGCTCGGCCGCAGCATGGACGTGATGTTCCGGCTCGGGCTCAGCGACGTCGACAGCGTCGCGCTCGACATGCTTCAGGAGTTCCCGGTCGCCGACACCACCGCGCTGCGCGAGCAGTGGGGGTTCCGGACGACCTGGTCGATGGAGGACGCGCTGCGCGACACCCGGCGGGCGATCGCGGGCGTCAACGTCCTCGGGACGAGGTCGGTCCGGCGCCGTGACGCCCCGGTGCTGCCGCCGGTGGGTGGCGCGCCGGGCTCCGCGGCGAACCTCGCGCCGGCGGTGGTCCGGACGGTCTCCGACGTCCTGCCGCCCTCGCCGTTCCGCGACGACCTGCTCGCCCGCGGGGGCGGGGGTTGGGCGCAGCGGCGGAGTCATGACCGGCGACTCGTCGCGGTGTGGGCGCAGCGCGAGGCCGCGTTGCTGCTCGGGCCGCGGCCGGGGACCGACGACCCGCAGGTCGCGGTGGGCCGGGTGCACCAGCTCGGGGACCTGCTCGTCGACCTCGTCGCGCTGGCGACCGACGAACCCGCGGCGCTGCCGCAGCTCCGCGCGGTGGCCGAGGCTTTGGAGCGCGCGGTACCGGCGCTCGCGGGTGCGGTGGACCGCGAGCCGTGGACGGCCTCGCTGGGGGAGCTCGTCGCCGCGGTGCGGACGGGTCCGACGGCGTGGCAGTGA
- a CDS encoding cytochrome P450, whose product MTDLRTWIREADDRAYSEHLAKAEEASPRAQVAEFHRPIAEARARCPVQPHSQSTLVGFEDYRKAMSVFSERPVFALIGHGETKRGFMDTEVFSSSIHNETIAQVWGETLLGMDGEQHRKYRNTIASAFRKSVLDRWERDAVVPIVEGLIDRFAGRGRADLIGEFTLLFPVYVVAEMLGLPRADVPKFTSWAADTITIFFDPRTALAASAALQTYLDAAISERRAAPGDDLISLLIEAEIEGQRLTNQEIVNFCRILLPAGAETTARSTGSLLLGLLSHPEQLEMVRADVAAGSTEVAERAIEEALRWEPPLTSVNRITTQETEVAGVPIPAGAIVECNMSGANRDPAVWPDPDRFDITRPSAQHLAFAAGPHHCLGVHLARAESRVALTTLLRRLPGLRLDPDVPRPEALGLGFRSPRTLPVIFEAS is encoded by the coding sequence ATGACCGACCTGCGCACCTGGATCCGTGAGGCGGACGACCGCGCGTACAGCGAGCACCTCGCGAAGGCGGAGGAGGCCTCGCCGCGGGCGCAGGTGGCCGAGTTCCACCGGCCGATCGCCGAGGCCCGCGCGCGCTGCCCGGTCCAGCCGCACAGCCAGTCGACGCTCGTCGGCTTCGAGGACTACCGCAAAGCGATGTCGGTCTTCTCCGAGCGTCCGGTGTTCGCGCTGATCGGCCACGGCGAGACCAAGCGCGGTTTCATGGACACCGAGGTGTTCTCGTCCTCGATCCACAACGAGACCATCGCGCAGGTGTGGGGCGAGACGTTGCTCGGCATGGACGGCGAGCAGCACCGCAAGTACCGCAACACCATCGCGTCCGCCTTTCGCAAGTCGGTGCTCGACCGGTGGGAGCGCGACGCGGTCGTCCCGATCGTCGAGGGGCTCATCGACCGGTTCGCCGGGCGCGGCCGCGCCGACCTGATCGGTGAGTTCACGCTGCTGTTTCCGGTCTACGTCGTCGCGGAGATGCTCGGCCTGCCGCGCGCGGACGTCCCGAAGTTCACGTCGTGGGCGGCGGACACGATCACGATCTTCTTCGACCCGCGGACGGCGCTGGCTGCCTCCGCCGCGCTGCAGACCTACCTCGACGCCGCGATCTCCGAGCGCCGCGCGGCCCCGGGCGACGACCTGATCAGTCTGCTGATCGAGGCCGAGATCGAGGGCCAGCGCCTGACCAATCAGGAGATCGTCAACTTCTGCCGGATCCTGCTGCCGGCCGGAGCCGAGACCACGGCGCGATCGACCGGCAGCCTGCTGCTCGGCCTGCTCTCACACCCCGAGCAGTTGGAGATGGTCCGCGCCGACGTCGCGGCCGGGTCGACGGAGGTCGCCGAGCGCGCGATCGAGGAGGCGCTGCGGTGGGAGCCGCCGCTGACGTCGGTCAACCGGATCACGACGCAGGAGACCGAGGTCGCAGGGGTGCCGATCCCCGCGGGTGCGATCGTCGAGTGCAACATGAGCGGCGCGAACCGGGATCCCGCGGTCTGGCCCGACCCCGACCGCTTCGACATCACGCGCCCGTCCGCGCAGCACCTGGCGTTCGCCGCCGGCCCGCACCACTGCCTCGGCGTGCACCTGGCCCGCGCCGAGTCGCGCGTCGCGCTGACGACGCTGCTGCGCCGCCTGCCGGGACTGCGGCTCGACCCCGACGTCCCGCGGCCCGAGGCGCTCGGCCTCGGCTTCCGCTCGCCGCGCACGCTGCCGGTGATCTTCGAGGCGTCATGA
- a CDS encoding acyl-CoA dehydrogenase family protein, with product MAVSGTAAVADFAALVAQELPAHRREHPADDWASRVAWQRRLHAHGWAAPGWPVEHGGRGLGAAERVAVEAVLARAGAPMVAGVLGINNVAPALMAFGTPEQVAHLPAILDATEIWCQGFSEPEAGSDLASLRTRARRDGDEYVIDGQKVWTSQGVEATHCQLLVRTDPDAPAHKGISALLVPMDARGVTARPLRQANGATEFAEVFFDGVRVPASALLGAENDGWRVTMTTLAHERSGQVALAQAVEADLRRALAALGRPLDAIERDLVGRRLAEARVAGLMGERALLAEQPGPAQSVVKLAWSVARQRMTETVQDLSGPDGLLANPASGEYLYGRAATIAAGTTEIVRDLLADRVLGLPRR from the coding sequence GTGGCAGTGAGCGGTACCGCCGCCGTCGCGGACTTCGCCGCGCTGGTGGCGCAGGAACTCCCCGCGCACCGGCGCGAACATCCGGCCGACGACTGGGCCTCGCGGGTCGCCTGGCAGCGGCGGCTGCACGCCCACGGCTGGGCGGCGCCGGGGTGGCCGGTCGAGCACGGGGGTCGCGGTCTCGGGGCGGCGGAACGGGTCGCGGTCGAGGCAGTCCTCGCGCGGGCGGGGGCGCCGATGGTCGCGGGCGTGCTGGGCATCAACAACGTCGCGCCGGCGCTGATGGCGTTCGGGACGCCGGAACAGGTCGCGCACCTGCCCGCGATCCTCGACGCGACCGAGATCTGGTGCCAGGGCTTCAGCGAGCCGGAGGCGGGGAGCGACCTCGCCTCGCTGCGCACGCGTGCCCGCCGCGACGGCGACGAGTACGTGATCGACGGTCAGAAAGTGTGGACCTCGCAGGGCGTCGAGGCGACGCACTGCCAGCTGCTGGTCCGCACCGACCCGGACGCCCCGGCGCACAAGGGGATCTCGGCGCTGCTGGTGCCGATGGACGCCCGGGGCGTCACGGCTCGTCCGCTGCGGCAGGCCAACGGCGCGACCGAGTTCGCGGAGGTGTTCTTCGACGGCGTCCGCGTCCCGGCGTCGGCGCTGCTCGGCGCCGAGAACGACGGGTGGCGCGTCACGATGACGACGCTCGCCCACGAACGCTCGGGCCAGGTCGCACTCGCCCAGGCCGTCGAGGCGGACCTGCGCCGCGCGCTGGCCGCACTGGGCCGCCCGCTCGACGCGATCGAGCGCGACCTCGTCGGCCGCCGCCTCGCCGAGGCCCGCGTCGCCGGGCTGATGGGGGAGCGGGCCCTGCTCGCCGAGCAGCCCGGTCCCGCCCAGTCGGTCGTGAAGCTGGCGTGGAGCGTCGCCCGGCAGCGGATGACCGAGACCGTCCAGGACCTCTCCGGCCCCGACGGTCTGCTCGCGAACCCCGCCTCGGGGGAGTACCTCTACGGCCGCGCCGCCACCATCGCCGCCGGGACCACCGAGATCGTCAGGGACCTCCTCGCCGACCGCGTCCTCGGCCTCCCCCGCCGCTGA
- a CDS encoding SDR family oxidoreductase produces MSGLPVPPPLGTAMLPAGTFAGQVVAVTGGGTGLGKAIAVEFARLGAAVAVLSRKPEHHAKGVAAIEVVGAKAGAFAVDVRDPEAIAVAFDEVEAALGPVDVLVNNAAGNFPQPAEDISPRGWRAVTDIVLDGTFFASTEFARRARAGGRPGAVLNIAATYAWTGGPGTAHSAAAKAGVVNLTQSLAVEWAPDGIRVNGLAPGLFPHEDVPPQMRADTPEGLASLARTVPAGRVGSPHELGWAATFLCSPYAAYLTGHTLVLDGGNWLRRGLRMPDFLPVREQFPPPPDAKDRS; encoded by the coding sequence ATGAGCGGCCTGCCGGTGCCCCCGCCGCTGGGGACCGCGATGCTCCCGGCGGGGACGTTCGCCGGGCAGGTCGTCGCCGTCACCGGGGGCGGCACCGGGCTGGGCAAGGCGATCGCGGTCGAGTTCGCGCGGCTCGGCGCCGCGGTCGCGGTGCTCTCCCGCAAGCCCGAGCACCACGCGAAGGGCGTCGCGGCGATCGAGGTGGTCGGGGCCAAGGCGGGCGCGTTCGCCGTCGACGTTCGCGACCCCGAGGCGATCGCCGTCGCGTTCGACGAGGTCGAGGCCGCGCTCGGACCCGTCGACGTGCTGGTGAACAACGCGGCCGGGAACTTCCCGCAGCCGGCGGAGGACATCAGCCCGCGCGGCTGGCGGGCCGTCACCGACATCGTGCTCGACGGGACGTTCTTCGCCAGCACGGAGTTCGCGCGTCGTGCGCGCGCCGGCGGCCGGCCCGGTGCGGTGTTGAACATCGCCGCCACCTACGCCTGGACCGGCGGTCCCGGCACCGCGCACTCGGCGGCGGCCAAGGCGGGCGTCGTGAATCTGACGCAGTCTCTGGCGGTCGAGTGGGCGCCGGACGGGATCCGCGTCAACGGCCTCGCGCCGGGCCTGTTCCCGCACGAGGACGTCCCGCCGCAGATGCGGGCGGACACCCCGGAGGGCCTGGCCTCGCTCGCGCGCACCGTGCCTGCGGGACGGGTCGGCTCGCCGCACGAACTCGGCTGGGCGGCGACGTTTCTCTGCTCGCCGTACGCGGCGTACCTGACGGGCCACACGCTCGTGCTCGACGGCGGCAACTGGTTGCGCCGCGGCCTGCGCATGCCCGACTTCCTCCCGGTGCGGGAGCAGTTCCCGCCGCCGCCCGACGCGAAGGACCGCTCGTGA
- a CDS encoding amidohydrolase family protein, whose product MPLQDHMKLVSVDDHAIETADVWTSRVPAKYGDAIPHVEEVEVDTVRLQLNATAHGRVQTWVYAGKTYPSIGLNAVAGKDPRTWDVEPARFDDMRPGCYDPTARLADMDADGVWAQLCFPSFPRFAGTRFLEGDDRDLALDCIRAWNDWMLQEWCGAAPDRYVPVCVLPLWDLDACVTELLRAIDLGARCISFPENCSPLGLPSFHTDHWDPVFARAEEAGMPLMMHFGTSQRTPYVSPDAPSPVVVSQMGLNSMSATADLLLSPTFHKFPRLKVALAEGGTGWIPYMLERIDQVWERHRWYSGVDVETRPSTLFARNMWGCFITDQAGIDLRHRIGVDRLLYESDYPHSDSLWPHSRKHLAEALIDVPDDEAHRIVELNACELLGWRPWA is encoded by the coding sequence ATGCCGCTGCAGGATCACATGAAGCTGGTCTCCGTCGACGACCACGCGATCGAGACCGCGGATGTCTGGACCTCCCGCGTCCCCGCGAAGTACGGGGACGCGATCCCGCACGTGGAGGAGGTGGAGGTCGACACCGTCCGGCTGCAGCTGAACGCCACGGCGCACGGCCGGGTGCAGACCTGGGTCTACGCCGGGAAGACCTACCCCTCGATCGGGCTGAACGCGGTGGCGGGCAAGGATCCGCGGACGTGGGACGTCGAGCCCGCCCGGTTCGACGACATGCGCCCCGGCTGCTACGACCCGACCGCGCGGCTCGCGGACATGGACGCCGACGGGGTGTGGGCCCAGCTGTGCTTCCCGAGCTTCCCGCGGTTCGCCGGCACCCGTTTCCTCGAGGGTGACGACCGCGACCTCGCGCTCGACTGCATCCGCGCCTGGAACGACTGGATGCTCCAGGAGTGGTGCGGCGCAGCGCCCGACCGGTACGTCCCCGTCTGTGTACTGCCGCTGTGGGATCTCGACGCGTGCGTGACCGAACTGCTGCGCGCGATCGACCTCGGCGCACGCTGCATCTCGTTCCCGGAGAACTGCTCGCCGCTCGGGCTGCCGTCGTTCCACACCGACCACTGGGACCCGGTCTTCGCCCGCGCGGAGGAGGCCGGGATGCCGCTGATGATGCACTTCGGCACCTCGCAGCGGACGCCCTACGTCAGCCCTGACGCCCCGTCACCGGTCGTCGTGTCGCAGATGGGCCTGAACAGCATGTCGGCGACGGCGGACCTGCTCCTGTCCCCGACGTTCCACAAGTTCCCCCGGCTCAAGGTCGCCCTCGCGGAGGGCGGGACGGGGTGGATCCCGTACATGCTGGAGCGCATCGACCAGGTGTGGGAGCGACACCGCTGGTACTCCGGCGTCGACGTGGAGACGCGTCCCTCGACGCTGTTCGCCCGGAACATGTGGGGCTGCTTCATCACCGACCAGGCCGGTATCGACCTGCGCCACCGCATCGGCGTCGACCGTCTGCTCTACGAGAGCGACTACCCGCACTCGGACAGCCTGTGGCCGCACTCGCGCAAGCACCTGGCCGAGGCGCTGATCGACGTCCCCGACGACGAGGCCCACCGGATCGTCGAGCTCAACGCCTGCGAGCTGCTCGGCTGGCGGCCCTGGGCGTAG